The DNA sequence GCAAGGTCGATCAATCGCGGCCCCGTCCCTCCCGCCAGGATCACCGGTCGCTCTCGGCCGAGTCCGCGCAATGCCTCGAGCGTCGCTTCAACGCGCGCGATCCGCTCCCCGTAGCCGGGAAGTGCGATCCCGAACGCGCGATGCTCGGGCTCGTACCAACCCGTCCCGACGCCGACGACGAGACGCCCCGGAGCCAGACCGCGCGCGGTATGCGCGACGAGGCCCGGGCTCCGCATCGTCGCGGCGAGTACGAGGGTTCCGAGCTCGATCCGGGACGTCTCGCGCCCCAGTGCACCGAGCAGCACCAGCGGCTCGAGCGCACCCGACACCGTCCCGTCGGGTGCGACGGCGAACGGATGATCGGACACCCAAACGCCGTCGATACCGAGGGCCTCGGCCCGGCGAGCGACACCGACTGCTGCGTCGAGGATCGAGCCCGCGCGGGGATCGCGGTCCACCTCGTATTGCGGGAGCGCCAGGCCGACTCGCATGCCTCAGTGTGCAAGGCATAGCCCATCCGGGCCTATGGGACGAACCACAGAGAGTGGTTTAGGCGGGTCCAGGTCAAGAGCCCGGCGCCGAACGCCGATTCATCCCAGGAGGCTCGCATCGGACGTTTCTGGACGAACTTCGTCCGGGAGGTGCGGGAGGTGACCGTGGAAAGCGAGGCGATCCGTCTGGGGCCGGAGGCGTCGCGTCGCGATGCCCTTTTGAGCGCAGCGCGAGACTGGGTTCGCGATCCGGGTGGCAGGGTCGTCGCCGGTCTCACCGTCTACGGACTCGTCTTCCTCGCTTGGCAGATCTTCGGCTGGGGAGGCCCCGGGCGCCGGACCCTGATCAGCGATATCGCCTTCCTTCCCGTGAGCCTCGCGGCTGCAGCGCTCGCC is a window from the Actinomycetota bacterium genome containing:
- a CDS encoding LLM class flavin-dependent oxidoreductase yields the protein MRVGLALPQYEVDRDPRAGSILDAAVGVARRAEALGIDGVWVSDHPFAVAPDGTVSGALEPLVLLGALGRETSRIELGTLVLAATMRSPGLVAHTARGLAPGRLVVGVGTGWYEPEHRAFGIALPGYGERIARVEATLEALRGLGRERPVILAGGTGPRLIDLAARHADVWNVSWDASPDGFALLSRRLDEACDRAGRERSSIRRSVGLTVLVGASDRDIDAAVERLRGRAAFLSGVDRETLAARIVTGTPQSCAERIASYQADEVVVALLLRDDPEMLELFATEVVPVVRGSR